The following DNA comes from Camelina sativa cultivar DH55 chromosome 14, Cs, whole genome shotgun sequence.
TCTTATGGTGTTAATTAATCAGATGGTCTGCTATAGCTCGTGGATTGCCAGGAAGAACCGATAACGAGATCAAGAACTACTGGAACACTCATATCAAAAAACGTTTGATCAAGGAAGGAATTGATCCGGTTACACACAAGTCCTTAAACTCCGGTACCGAGAAATCAGAAAACCACCTGGAGAAACAAAAAGTTACTCAGACAACTAGTGATGATGTTCTTGATAATGAGAAGgcgaagaagaacaacaagaatcTTAGATTATCATCGGCTAGGTTCTTGAATAGGGTAGCTAGTAGGTTTGGAAAGAGAATCAATCAAAGTGTTCTGTCCGAAATCATCGGAAGTGGTGGCCCCTTAGCTACTAAtcacactactactactacaagtGTTTCCGTTGACTCCGAACAAGATAAGTCAGCGAGCTCTTCCTTCACACCAACCTCGAATCTTCTCTGCCAGGCGGCCGTTGCAACAACTCCTGCAGTTTCCTCGAACTTTGATGTTGATGGTAACGTTAATCCTACGTCGTCTTCGTCCACGTTCTCTGATTCCTCCGTTAACAATCATCTACTGTACTGTGATAATTTCGCTGGTAATAACAACATTGATGATGAGGATACTATCGGGTTCTCAACATTTCTGAATGATGAAGATTTCATGATCTTGGAGGAGTCTTGTGTTGAGAACACTGCGTTCATGAAAGAACTTACGAGTTTTCTTCACGAAGATGAAAATGACGTCGTCGAGGTTACGCCGGTCTATGAACGTCAAGACACTTTTGCAGagattgataaatatttttcgTGAGTGCTTGATCGATGAATATCCTTATTTCCCACGTACGTGATCATGTcctgactatatatataacatgttacATGTTGATCGAAGCTAAGGATAGGTTTTCTTCTGATAAAGATGTCGATGGATATGTACCTTGATGCTGTAATTAataatgattatgatgatgatgaaacataTATGCAATGTAGCTTGTATTGCCATATAATATgcgtttgttatatatatttttttgtttcttctggtTTTTAAGTCTAACCAAGTGTGCTACGTTGGAAAATTAATTGAATGATATATGGTGATGTCATAGTAAGAGTAACATGTTTTTTTACGTTTATGATAAATATTGCGAAAACAAGTAAtgaattactattttaaaaaatattgcgaaaataagaaataatttagtatttttatcgTGTTTGTTATCAGAATTTGTATCTAGCTATCTGAACATGAGATTTGCATTATTTTGACAAATCACAAGCTGCTGCTACTACATCGTACTAGCTACtacactattttatattttaatccgCACTATGTTACACAAGAACTTTGGTAGCTTATGTCATGGCCTCATGGGTGAAGGGGAGGGCTAATGGATAGAGTATAggttgataaataattatatcTTCAACCAAACCAGAAAAATACATGTAGAGTTGtagataaaaacatttcaaCGAACACGTCATTATAACGTCACTTAAATACGTCATTCTCTATTGTATATAAAAGTCACTCTTATCAATATTCGAATAATCAGCTATGAGACCGACATATATAAAGCAAGTGAGAGGGTCATTCTTTCAATGTTCCGATCAAGGActaagagcatcattagtggagtaacccaCCATGGTTACtctcacattaattaattatataaataatcataaattaagttaagtaattCTAAGAGAACTTAAGCAAAATTACCCTATTACTAGAGAACCCCAAATAGGTTACTTAgacatttaaataataattttttaatttttgtttattaattatcaaactttaattatctaaaatgataaaacaattatttaaattttttatattacataaaatagaaaacaatattttacaaattgaaacaattttttacaaactttagaatattaaacatattttacaaaattcaaaatattaaacatattaaacagaatttggaataagatttattgtgcggttgcaccaaatttttgccagatatgctcaatcaagtctttttgcAAAAGATCATGCATTTCTGTATCATGAACATCATTTCGAGTGACCATCATATTATGTAGATTTGTT
Coding sequences within:
- the LOC104740554 gene encoding transcription factor MYB51 encodes the protein MVRTPCCKAELGLKKGAWTPEEDQKLLSYLNRHGEGGWRTLPEKAGLKRCGKSCRLRWANYLRPDIKRGEFTEDEERSIISLHALHGNKWSAIARGLPGRTDNEIKNYWNTHIKKRLIKEGIDPVTHKSLNSGTEKSENHLEKQKVTQTTSDDVLDNEKAKKNNKNLRLSSARFLNRVASRFGKRINQSVLSEIIGSGGPLATNHTTTTTSVSVDSEQDKSASSSFTPTSNLLCQAAVATTPAVSSNFDVDGNVNPTSSSSTFSDSSVNNHLLYCDNFAGNNNIDDEDTIGFSTFLNDEDFMILEESCVENTAFMKELTSFLHEDENDVVEVTPVYERQDTFAEIDKYFS